A DNA window from Paraclostridium bifermentans contains the following coding sequences:
- a CDS encoding sigma factor-like helix-turn-helix DNA-binding protein encodes MMKIIMNLPEKQRSIIIFSYWINMSDREIAEEINLARRTVSRHRNPLWMAILIIVSICTIFSNEYQSNTASIVFSSKNGQGKLTLAKVISGLLFSTIMFLIINGIQVAIMAMHGFDGWNLPLGFLPSYARTPYIMNIGTFYMIGLLVSYIGVVLFTLLVMLVSLISKNDMISFAINVVILLGPGFLAKIMPTYMLTKIFMELNIERLIGPIMMFGNISTYNIFGNPTLYLNVIVSIAILSIPIVLYLIYKLGKRQVV; translated from the coding sequence ATGATGAAAATTATTATGAATTTGCCTGAGAAACAACGAAGCATAATCATATTTTCATATTGGATTAATATGTCTGATAGAGAAATAGCAGAAGAGATTAACTTAGCTAGAAGAACTGTTTCAAGACATAGAAATCCACTGTGGATGGCTATTTTGATAATTGTATCCATATGTACTATATTTAGTAATGAATATCAAAGCAATACTGCATCAATAGTATTTAGTTCAAAAAACGGACAAGGTAAACTAACACTAGCAAAAGTTATATCAGGATTATTATTCTCTACAATCATGTTTCTGATTATAAATGGTATACAAGTTGCTATAATGGCTATGCATGGCTTTGATGGATGGAATTTACCATTAGGATTTTTACCTAGTTATGCAAGGACCCCATATATTATGAACATAGGAACATTTTATATGATTGGATTATTGGTTAGCTATATAGGGGTTGTATTATTTACATTATTAGTTATGTTAGTATCATTAATTAGCAAAAATGATATGATATCTTTTGCAATAAATGTAGTGATATTACTAGGACCTGGATTTTTAGCTAAAATTATGCCTACATATATGTTGACTAAGATATTTATGGAATTAAACATAGAACGTTTAATAGGACCAATAATGATGTTTGGAAATATAAGCACGTACAATATATTTGGAAATCCTACACTATACTTAAATGTCATAGTTTCAATTGCTATTTTAAGTATACCTATAGTATTGTATTTAATATATAAATTAGGTAAAAGACAAGTTGTATAA
- a CDS encoding GNAT family N-acetyltransferase has product MGINIRKEQLKDREEIYNLIKESFKSAEHSDGSEQDLVNRLRNSDSYIKELSLVATCDKTIVGHIMFTKISIENKDLKTESLALAPLSVLPKYQRQGIGSRLISEGLSIAKNLGYKSVVVLGSEKYYPRFGFKEAKEFRINPPFDVPSENFMVIDLEPASLKYVNGVVKYAKEFFES; this is encoded by the coding sequence GTGGGTATAAATATTAGAAAAGAACAGTTGAAAGATAGAGAAGAAATATATAATTTAATAAAGGAATCATTTAAAAGTGCAGAACACTCTGATGGAAGTGAACAAGATTTAGTAAATAGACTTAGAAACTCAGATAGTTATATAAAAGAGTTATCACTTGTGGCAACTTGTGATAAAACTATAGTTGGTCATATTATGTTTACTAAAATATCAATAGAAAACAAGGACTTAAAGACAGAATCACTTGCATTAGCTCCACTTTCGGTATTACCTAAATATCAAAGACAAGGAATAGGTAGTAGGTTAATAAGTGAAGGTTTAAGTATTGCTAAAAACTTAGGATATAAGTCGGTTGTAGTTCTTGGAAGTGAAAAGTACTATCCAAGATTTGGATTTAAAGAAGCTAAAGAATTTAGAATAAATCCACCATTTGATGTACCAAGTGAAAACTTTATGGTTATAGATCTTGAACCAGCTTCATTAAAATATGTAAATGGAGTAGTTAAGTATGCAAAAGAGTTTTTTGAATCTTAA